A portion of the Phyllobacterium zundukense genome contains these proteins:
- a CDS encoding 2-dehydropantoate 2-reductase — translation MDAMTKSDRLKICIYGAGAVGGTMGVLLALAGAEVSVIAHDATLAAIKHDGLQLTKDGKTHRVQVRVTADPAELAPQDYVIISVKAPSLADVASHIAPLLSPGTGVITAMNGVPWWFFVGGNGVLSNTRLAAVDPHGIVEKSIPLAQTVGCVVYMACSLDAPGKVRHYSGNKLVIGYADNKSVSGLSDINDMFNSAGFSSRVTTTIRHDIWHKLWGNLSINPISMLTGETSDIIINDPLLYELCLRMMREAEVLGDAIGIPMDASTTEVIGRARTLGAFKTSMLQDTEAGKPVELDALLTVAHDIGKILDLPTPFIDSVLGLARLRARKLGLLDTAA, via the coding sequence ATGGACGCCATGACGAAATCCGACCGTTTAAAAATATGCATCTACGGCGCTGGCGCTGTGGGCGGGACTATGGGTGTACTTCTGGCCCTTGCCGGGGCTGAAGTCAGCGTCATCGCGCATGATGCGACACTGGCGGCAATCAAACATGACGGCCTTCAATTGACGAAAGACGGCAAGACTCACCGTGTTCAAGTACGGGTCACTGCTGACCCCGCTGAACTGGCGCCGCAAGATTATGTGATAATATCCGTAAAAGCGCCCTCGCTTGCGGATGTGGCGTCACATATAGCGCCTCTATTGAGTCCTGGCACCGGGGTTATCACCGCCATGAACGGCGTCCCTTGGTGGTTTTTCGTCGGCGGCAATGGGGTACTCAGCAACACACGGCTGGCTGCCGTGGATCCACATGGGATTGTCGAAAAGTCTATACCCTTGGCCCAGACGGTCGGCTGTGTTGTCTACATGGCTTGCTCGCTCGATGCGCCGGGGAAAGTCCGGCACTATAGTGGAAATAAGCTCGTTATAGGCTATGCCGACAACAAGTCCGTGTCCGGGCTTTCAGACATTAATGACATGTTCAATTCTGCTGGTTTCTCAAGTCGGGTTACAACCACTATCCGGCATGATATCTGGCATAAGCTGTGGGGGAACCTCAGCATAAACCCGATCAGCATGCTTACGGGTGAGACGAGCGACATTATTATCAATGATCCTCTGCTATACGAGCTCTGCCTGCGGATGATGCGTGAAGCCGAGGTGCTTGGTGATGCCATTGGTATCCCGATGGACGCTTCGACGACTGAAGTGATCGGAAGAGCCAGGACATTGGGTGCTTTCAAGACTTCGATGTTACAGGATACAGAAGCCGGAAAACCCGTTGAGCTGGACGCCCTGCTGACGGTAGCGCATGATATCGGCAAGATCCTTGATCTGCCGACACCGTTTATCGACAGCGTGCTAGGCTTGGCGCGATTGCGCGCCCGCAAGCTCGGACTTCTGGACACGGCCGCATAA
- a CDS encoding transporter substrate-binding domain-containing protein, which yields MSKNALSLGMLCILLSVGNPFAQEMPQAKQPVRVGLYVSPPFVIQEKDQFTGMAVELWESLARAQGLQTDYISFPTVRALLDATANSDVDVAVTNLTITQDRAQRMDFTYPWFDAGLRIMVNERQGTGFLEVVTGLRDSGFLRAYAWIAFVVAAATGLLTLLDRRFAPDFPRRWRDGIAESFFSVMSIAAGKPTGRKNVFGWVGRIWQGLWLVCGIAVLAFVTSSVATVMTTLSLTNQINSLSDLPGKAVGVFTGSVSEDFARNSGLELHSFPDIDAAVAALLDGGITAIIGDAPVLEYYAHRHPEQRVDVIGGVFEPDKYGFGLPLNSSSTRRLTVELIGAHERGLVEELHAKYFGESP from the coding sequence ATGTCAAAGAATGCTCTCTCCCTGGGCATGTTATGCATCCTTCTGTCCGTGGGCAATCCATTTGCGCAAGAGATGCCTCAAGCCAAACAACCGGTCAGGGTTGGGCTCTATGTGAGCCCGCCATTTGTCATCCAGGAGAAGGACCAATTCACAGGAATGGCAGTCGAGCTTTGGGAGTCGCTTGCAAGGGCGCAAGGCCTTCAGACCGACTACATATCGTTCCCGACGGTCCGCGCCCTGCTCGATGCCACTGCGAACAGCGACGTCGATGTTGCCGTCACCAATCTCACCATTACGCAAGACCGGGCACAGCGGATGGACTTCACCTATCCGTGGTTCGACGCTGGACTGAGGATCATGGTCAACGAACGCCAGGGCACGGGGTTTCTGGAGGTTGTCACAGGATTGAGAGACTCAGGGTTCCTTCGCGCCTATGCATGGATTGCCTTTGTCGTCGCCGCGGCGACAGGACTGCTGACCCTCTTGGACCGAAGGTTTGCCCCCGACTTTCCACGCCGGTGGCGTGACGGCATAGCAGAAAGCTTCTTCTCGGTCATGTCGATTGCTGCTGGCAAACCAACCGGCCGAAAGAATGTTTTTGGGTGGGTTGGGCGGATCTGGCAGGGTTTGTGGCTCGTATGCGGGATTGCCGTGCTGGCGTTTGTTACGTCCTCCGTGGCGACAGTAATGACCACGCTCTCGCTGACCAATCAAATCAACAGCCTTTCCGATCTTCCTGGCAAGGCTGTCGGGGTTTTCACCGGGAGTGTGTCGGAGGATTTTGCCCGCAACTCCGGGCTGGAGTTGCATTCATTCCCGGACATTGATGCTGCCGTGGCAGCTTTGCTCGACGGTGGTATCACAGCGATCATCGGCGATGCCCCGGTGCTGGAATATTATGCCCACAGACACCCTGAACAAAGGGTCGATGTCATCGGCGGCGTCTTCGAGCCGGACAAATACGGCTTCGGGCTTCCTCTCAACAGTTCCTCTACAAGGCGGCTGACCGTTGAACTCATAGGCGCTCATGAGCGCGGTCTCGTGGAGGAGCTGCACGCCAAATACTTTGGCGAGTCACCCTAG
- a CDS encoding DUF2161 domain-containing phosphodiesterase, with protein METSLYLPVKSFLEKAGYVAKGEVGGCDLVGLSNDDPSVVVVGELKLSFNLELILQAVDRANISDEIWIAARISSKGRGREADKRYRNLCRRLGVGMLGISDAGEVSVIVASVSPMPRTDPKRRSKLMREHQKRRGDPALGGSSRTPIMTAYRQQALACAATLTAGPLRVRDVRTDIPDVGKILLSNVYGWFERLDRGVYALTEAGRIALQRWPQSDVQGKL; from the coding sequence ATGGAAACTTCGCTCTATCTGCCGGTAAAAAGCTTTCTTGAAAAGGCAGGTTACGTCGCCAAAGGCGAGGTTGGCGGCTGCGATCTTGTCGGCCTCAGTAATGACGATCCGTCTGTTGTCGTGGTCGGCGAGCTAAAATTGAGTTTCAATCTGGAGCTCATTTTGCAGGCGGTCGACCGGGCGAACATTTCAGACGAGATCTGGATCGCTGCCAGGATATCGTCCAAGGGCAGAGGTCGTGAAGCCGACAAACGCTACCGCAACCTCTGCCGCAGGCTGGGCGTTGGCATGCTGGGCATTTCAGATGCCGGCGAGGTCAGCGTCATCGTTGCTTCGGTATCACCAATGCCGCGGACCGATCCAAAACGGCGTTCCAAACTAATGCGCGAACACCAGAAACGGCGCGGGGATCCGGCGCTTGGTGGTAGTAGCCGCACGCCGATCATGACGGCATATCGACAGCAGGCACTCGCCTGCGCGGCAACGCTGACGGCAGGACCGCTGCGCGTGCGTGATGTTAGAACCGACATACCGGACGTGGGCAAGATATTGCTTTCGAATGTTTATGGCTGGTTTGAGCGCCTTGATAGGGGCGTCTATGCGTTGACAGAAGCTGGCCGCATCGCGCTGCAGCGTTGGCCGCAGTCCGATGTGCAGGGAAAGTTGTAG
- a CDS encoding L,D-transpeptidase, whose translation MKTFVGMSTIFLIVSVIVAEAAEVKPDAINAASLSTIPAERSSKPSADPDPAIVRLQVLLDRAGASPGVIDGIYGNNVTKAVVSFEKMMEMPQDGTIDPDVISRLETGGPIIGTYTVTADDAKGLVDHIPADYGEKAKMPGLGYTSVAEGLSERFHMHIDLLTALNPGSDFVPGETVQVARPGPPRQGKVARIEADKTAGQVTAYDHRDDILAAYPATVGSEDNPSPGGTHKVKGVARMPVFRYNPKVNFKQGKNDKVLTLPKGPNGPVGTVWIDLTEPTYGIHGTPDPELVNKVGSHGCVRLTNWDAEELAGMVKPGVVVRFVN comes from the coding sequence ATGAAGACTTTTGTTGGAATGTCCACGATCTTCCTGATCGTTTCCGTCATCGTCGCTGAAGCCGCAGAGGTCAAACCCGACGCGATCAATGCTGCATCCCTGTCCACAATCCCGGCGGAGCGCTCTTCCAAACCATCAGCGGATCCCGACCCTGCGATCGTCCGCCTTCAGGTTCTCCTCGACCGCGCGGGCGCATCGCCAGGCGTGATCGACGGCATTTATGGAAACAATGTTACCAAGGCGGTGGTCAGTTTCGAAAAGATGATGGAGATGCCCCAGGACGGCACAATCGACCCCGATGTCATCAGCAGGCTGGAGACGGGTGGCCCGATTATCGGCACCTACACGGTCACGGCGGACGACGCGAAAGGCCTCGTGGATCATATTCCCGCAGACTACGGTGAAAAGGCGAAGATGCCCGGCTTGGGTTATACCAGCGTCGCCGAAGGGCTTTCAGAGCGGTTCCACATGCATATCGACCTGCTGACTGCGCTTAATCCAGGATCGGATTTCGTCCCTGGCGAGACGGTCCAGGTAGCGCGACCGGGTCCCCCGCGCCAGGGAAAGGTGGCCCGCATCGAAGCCGACAAGACGGCCGGGCAGGTCACGGCTTACGATCATCGCGATGACATTTTAGCGGCATATCCCGCGACAGTTGGCAGCGAGGACAATCCTTCTCCCGGGGGAACGCACAAGGTAAAGGGCGTCGCGCGGATGCCCGTCTTTAGGTACAATCCAAAGGTCAACTTTAAGCAAGGCAAGAACGACAAGGTCCTCACTTTGCCCAAAGGCCCCAATGGACCGGTCGGAACTGTCTGGATCGATCTGACCGAGCCAACCTACGGCATTCATGGAACGCCTGATCCCGAGCTTGTCAACAAAGTCGGGTCGCATGGCTGCGTTCGTCTGACGAACTGGGACGCAGAGGAGCTAGCTGGAATGGTGAAGCCGGGCGTCGTTGTCCGGTTCGTCAACTAA
- a CDS encoding DUF1127 domain-containing protein, whose translation MREAQAFVVDTLAATVDELCQKFGVWNTAYALILAIWRRHQTKNHISHLSHHMLRDIGLADSAQAPSFPLWITRPW comes from the coding sequence ATGCGCGAAGCACAAGCGTTCGTTGTTGATACTCTTGCGGCAACAGTTGATGAACTGTGCCAAAAATTCGGCGTCTGGAACACCGCCTATGCGTTGATTCTGGCTATCTGGCGGCGCCATCAAACGAAGAACCACATCTCCCACCTGTCACATCACATGCTTCGCGATATCGGCCTTGCCGATAGCGCGCAAGCGCCCAGTTTTCCCCTTTGGATTACCCGGCCTTGGTGA